A genomic region of Mesobacillus jeotgali contains the following coding sequences:
- a CDS encoding phosphoglycerate dehydrogenase: protein MFKVVSSSPTFGLYSKDPIDLLQSKGCQVQILPKDITSNEEEFANALSDADALVVGVENITQEVLKYATKLKVIAKHGAGVDNIDLNEAAKRGILVANAPGANKHAVADMVFGLFLSIARQIPFSAQEVKEKKWPRVVGNEIFQKTLGVIGTGRIGKEVIHRAQGFNMKVLCYDVYQDNQLEKQGVGKYVTIHELLKQSDFITIHTDLNQGTKAMIGEKELSYMKRNAFLVNTARGGIIDENALYQALKTGLIKGAAMDVFETEPLLDSPLVELPNFIATPHMAGYTEEALREVGMLTAKNVIDVLEGKQAAYLVTS from the coding sequence TTGTTTAAAGTCGTATCTTCATCCCCTACATTTGGATTGTATTCAAAGGATCCGATTGACCTGCTCCAATCAAAGGGATGCCAGGTTCAGATTCTGCCAAAAGATATTACTTCAAATGAAGAGGAATTCGCAAATGCTCTTTCAGATGCTGATGCCTTAGTTGTAGGAGTAGAAAATATTACCCAAGAAGTCTTAAAATATGCGACAAAATTAAAGGTCATTGCTAAACATGGGGCAGGAGTGGACAATATTGATCTTAATGAGGCAGCAAAGAGAGGAATTCTTGTGGCTAATGCCCCTGGTGCTAACAAGCATGCTGTAGCGGATATGGTATTTGGTTTATTCCTTTCAATTGCCCGGCAGATTCCTTTTTCTGCTCAAGAAGTAAAAGAGAAAAAGTGGCCTCGTGTTGTAGGCAATGAAATATTTCAAAAGACTCTTGGTGTTATTGGCACTGGAAGGATCGGAAAGGAAGTCATCCATCGTGCGCAGGGTTTTAATATGAAGGTGCTCTGTTATGATGTCTACCAGGATAATCAGCTTGAAAAGCAAGGCGTTGGGAAATATGTGACTATTCATGAATTGCTGAAGCAGTCTGACTTTATAACTATTCATACAGATTTAAACCAAGGGACAAAGGCAATGATTGGGGAGAAAGAACTTTCTTACATGAAGAGAAACGCTTTCCTGGTTAATACCGCACGCGGGGGAATCATAGATGAGAATGCCTTGTATCAAGCTCTCAAGACAGGATTAATAAAAGGTGCGGCAATGGATGTATTTGAAACAGAACCATTGCTGGATTCACCACTGGTAGAGCTGCCGAATTTCATCGCAACTCCTCATATGGCTGGATATACTGAAGAGGCATTAAGAGAAGTTGGAATGTTGACTGCCAAAAATGTAATAGACGTGCTGGAAGGCAAGCAGGCTGCTTATCTTGTTACCTCATAA